Part of the Caldisericia bacterium genome is shown below.
TATTTTGCCCCTCATGTTGTAGGTGAAGCACTTAAAGGAATAACTTTTGTTTCGAGTTTACTATCAAAACTTAATTTTGATATATTCCCAAAATGGAATGAAAAAAGAGGAGATACACTTCTTGGAATAAAGTTTAAAAATAGAGAAAATTTAATTAAGTTTGCTCAGTTGGTTCAAAAATTTTCACCTATAGATTCAGATGTTTATCTAGAGCCAATCAAAGAAGATTTTTTTAATCATGAAGTAATAATGGCAGCAGGAACATTTACACAGGGTTCTTCAATTGAATTTTCTTTTGATGCCCCAATTAAAGAACCATATATAGGTTATTTACAGGGTGGACTTTTTTATGAACAGATAAAGTATAGTATAATTAAAGTAGTTGAAACTTTTTTAAAATAGAAGGAATTTATTATGCAAATTTTTTTAATTAGTTTGATATTTTTATTAATTTTTTTAATAGTTTATTTTGTATTGAAATATAATATCTCAAAAAAAATTTATTTTTATGAAAATAAAATTGAGAATATATATAAATTATCAGAATTAACAATAAGTGAAAACAATTTAGATTTACTTTTTTTAAAAATTTCTAATTATATTTATAAAGTTTTGGGTTTTAAAAACATTTTTATCTATTTGTTTGATGAAGAAACAAATGAATTGGTCTTAAAAGGAACATATAATTCAAGAATGAATGAAATTAACAAAAAAAGGATAAAACTTGGAGAAGGAATTTTGTCCAAAGTTTTTGAAACAAAAAATTGGTTATATGTAGATGATGTTGGTAAAGAAAAAAATTATATAAAAGTAGTTGAAGGCATGAAATCAGAATTTGTTTACCCTTTAAAAATTAAAGGTAATATTATAGGTGTTTTAGGAATTGAAAGTGATAAAAGTTTAGATAAAACTGAGATAGATTTATTAATAACAATTGGAAATATATTAAATATATCAATTGAAAGAATTTATTCAATTAATGAAATTGAAGAAAAATTAAAATCTATAAACACTATAAATCAAATATCAAATTATTTTCTTTCTTCTTTAAATACTATGGATGTTTTGAATAAAATTGTCTATATTTTAGTAAATAATTTTGGATATGAAAAAGTGGGGTTAGTAATAAAAGTTGATAATAAATTAAAAGAAATAATAAATTATGGATTCAATATAAAAAATTTCGAAATAGATATAAATTCTCCAAAAGGAATAGTAACTAAAGCATTTAGGGAAAAAAGGACAATACTTGTTAATGATGTAACAAAAGATCCTGATTATATTGAAGATTTAGATACTAAATCAGAACTGGCAACTCCAATTTTTTACGAGAATGAACCTATTGGTATTATTAATATCGAATCAAAAAAATTAAATAGATTCTCTGAAAGTGATGTTTTACTTATAGAAACATTATCAAACACTATTGGAGTTGCATTAATGAATGCAAAACTCTATGAAGAAACGAAAAAACTAAGTTTAATAGATGAATTAACAGGATTAGGAAATTTGAGGTTTTTAAAAGAAACTGTTGATAAAGAATTTGAAAAAGCTAAAAGGTATAATCTTTCTCTTTCAATTATTTTTTTTGATCTTGATAATTTCAAAAAAATCAATGATACAAAAGGACATCAAGTTGGAAGTTTAATTTTAGTTAATGTTGCAAGAATTATACAGAGAATAATTAGAAAATCAGATTATGCATTTAGATATGGTGGTGATGAATTTGTTATAGTATTACCTTTAACAGACAAAGAGGGTTCTAAAAAAATTGCCGAAAGATTAAAAGAGGAGATTAATGTAAATGAAATAGAAGGAATAAAAATAACAGCAAGTATTGGAATATCAACTTATCCTGAGGATGCTTCTAATCCATTTGAACTTCTTGAAAAAGCAGATAAATATGCTTATCTCTCAAAATCACTCGGAGGTGATAGAGTTTATTATTGATTTAAAATATTTATTACCTCATTTAAACTTTTATCACAAAATTCTATAATTTCATCTTTAATTTTTTCACATTCAAAATTAACTTTATTAACAAAATTTTCATCTTTGATAGATTTAATATTTATTTTTACATTCAAATAAGAAGATAAAACTCCGCTTTTTAAACATAAAATAGCAACTCCAATATCAGATATTGCATTTCTATTTCCTTCTTTTAATAAGATTTCAATATATGATAATAAACTATTAGCAAGTTTCATACTTTTAAATGGAATTTCTGTTGCCCTTTTTAACGCATCTTGAATTTTTTCCCTTCTTATCTTCTTTTCTTCTTCTGTTTCTTTAGGTAGCTTATAAGCATTCATTACAAAATTAAATGATTCTTCATCTTCAAATGATAATTTTAAAAATTCATCTCTCAATTTAATTAAATTTTCAATATGATTGTCTAAACCTTTTGATAAACCACAAACCATTGATAATAAACTTGCTGAAAAAGAAAGCATAATATCACCAACACTACCACCTCCTGGTGTGGGTGATGCTGATGATAAAGATTCGATATACTCTTTTAAAGTTCTATTCTCCATAATTACCTCCTCTTTTAAAAAATTATATCTAAATTAAATATTATGATAAAATATCTTTAGACAATTTTTAGGAGGTGTTTATGCCTGGACCTATTATTGACCATGAAAAATGTAATGGTGATGAAGAGTGCTACAATGTCTGCCCTGCAGATCCAAATGTATTTGAAATTAGAGGAGAAGGTTCAGATAA
Proteins encoded:
- a CDS encoding diguanylate cyclase, yielding MQIFLISLIFLLIFLIVYFVLKYNISKKIYFYENKIENIYKLSELTISENNLDLLFLKISNYIYKVLGFKNIFIYLFDEETNELVLKGTYNSRMNEINKKRIKLGEGILSKVFETKNWLYVDDVGKEKNYIKVVEGMKSEFVYPLKIKGNIIGVLGIESDKSLDKTEIDLLITIGNILNISIERIYSINEIEEKLKSINTINQISNYFLSSLNTMDVLNKIVYILVNNFGYEKVGLVIKVDNKLKEIINYGFNIKNFEIDINSPKGIVTKAFREKRTILVNDVTKDPDYIEDLDTKSELATPIFYENEPIGIINIESKKLNRFSESDVLLIETLSNTIGVALMNAKLYEETKKLSLIDELTGLGNLRFLKETVDKEFEKAKRYNLSLSIIFFDLDNFKKINDTKGHQVGSLILVNVARIIQRIIRKSDYAFRYGGDEFVIVLPLTDKEGSKKIAERLKEEINVNEIEGIKITASIGISTYPEDASNPFELLEKADKYAYLSKSLGGDRVYY
- a CDS encoding cyclodeaminase/cyclohydrolase family protein, whose amino-acid sequence is MENRTLKEYIESLSSASPTPGGGSVGDIMLSFSASLLSMVCGLSKGLDNHIENLIKLRDEFLKLSFEDEESFNFVMNAYKLPKETEEEKKIRREKIQDALKRATEIPFKSMKLANSLLSYIEILLKEGNRNAISDIGVAILCLKSGVLSSYLNVKINIKSIKDENFVNKVNFECEKIKDEIIEFCDKSLNEVINILNQ
- a CDS encoding ferredoxin family protein, with the translated sequence MPGPIIDHEKCNGDEECYNVCPADPNVFEIRGEGSDKKSYVVHPEACIECGLCVDACPTGAITLE